The stretch of DNA CGACTGGACCACCGGGCTGCTGCGCTGGGCCCGCTCCTACCGGGCCGCGCTGGCCGCGCATCCGAACCTGGTGCCGTTCATGGCCTCGGGACCGGCCCGGCGGGAGACCTCGCTCAGCCGCGCCGACGCCGTGCACGGCGGGCTGACCAGCGCGGGCTGGCCGCCGCGCTACGCCACCATGATCGGGGCCTCCACGAAGTACCTGGTGGTCGGCTCCGCCATGGGCTCGTTCGCGGGCGGGTTCCCGGACGACGCCGAGATCTACGACGACCGGTTCCCGCACCTGCGGCAGGCGCACAAGCTGCGCGAGCACGCCGCGGAGATCGACGACGACAGCTTCGAGCTGGCGCTGCGAGCGCTGGTGGATGGTCTGCGCGCGCAGTTCGAGCTGGTCGCAGCGAACACGTCGTGATTGATCATTAATACTGAATTTTCGATCTTCGCCTCGCCGGCGGCGCAGCCGCCGAGCAGCCGACCGTGCAAGCCACCGACACCGCTACGCAGCGAATCCGAAGAACACTATTCGTGACGGGACAGGGCTCACGTTCGGTTGACTGCGAAACGTGATCTCCGTAGCGTCAGCCAGCAACCGAAAGCCCAACTGAACAGCCGCCGACGACGTCGTGCGGGAGAGACTCCCCCCACCAGGAGCCCCTGGTATGCGGCCGTGGAGCGCCGAAGGAGCAATCCTCCCCACCAAACTCTCAGGCCCCGCACCGCACGACAGCAGGCGATCACGGAGAAAAGCAGGGATCCGCATCCCTCGCCCACGGTGCAAGCCGCACGAGCGCGGCGAAACTCTCAGGCCAATGACTCCGGGGAGGCCGGCCGGCGCCCACCGCGCCCGTCGCCGCCGAGGTGCTCGAGCTGCAGCTTCCGCTGGGGCTATGGTTTCCGCTGGAAGTGGCCGCAGCCGGTCCTCGGACGTGATCGGTGCCGATGAGGAGGAGTTCCGCACCATGACGTCGTCGCCGCCCTCCGCGCGTCAGACACCTCTCCACGAGGTGCACCGAGCGCTAGGCGCCCACTTCACCGAGTTCGCGGGCTGGCAGATGCCGGTGCGCTACTCCGGTGACACCGCCGAGCACCAAGCGGTGCGCAACACCGCGGGCCTGTTCGACCTCTCGCACATGGGCGAGATCCGGATCAGCGGCCCGCAGGCCGCCGAGGCGCTGGACTACGCGCTGGTGGCGAAGGCATCCGGCATAACGGCCGGGCGTGCCCGCTACACGATGCTCTGCGACGCCGACGGCGGCGTGCTCGACGACCTGATCGTCTACCGGCTGGCCGAGCAGGAATACCTGGTGGTCGCCAACGCCGCGAACGCCGACGTGGTCTCCGCCGAGCTGGAACGGCGCGTGCAGGGCTTCGACGCCGCGTACGAGGACGTTTCCGCGGACTACGCGCTGATCGCGGTACAGGGCCCGAAGGCCGTCGAGATCCTCGCGCCGCTGACCGACACGGACCTGTCCACGGTCAAGTACTTCGCCGGCTACCGCAGCACGGTCGCGGGCGCGCAGGTGATGCTGGCGCGCACCGGCTACACCGGTGAGGACGGCTTCGAGCTGTTCACCTCACCCGCCGACGCCCCGGCGGTCTGGCACGCGCTGGCCGAGTCCGGGCAGCAGCACGAGCTGGCCCCTGCCGGGCTGTCCTGCCGGGACACCTTGCGGTTGGAGGCGGGGATGCCGCTGCACGGCCACGAGCTCTCCACCGGCCTCACCCCGTTCCACGCGAACCTCGGGCGGGTGGTGAAGCTGGACAAGCCGGGTGACTTCGTCGGCAAGGCCGCGCTGGCCCGCGTCGCCGAGGAGCCCACCGAACGCACCCTGGTCGGGCTCAGCACCGATGCGCGCCGCGCGCCGCGGCACGGGTACCCGGTGCTGGACGCCGCGGGTGCCGAGGTCGGCGAGGTGACCAGCGGTGCGCCGTCGCCCACGCTGGGACATCCGATCGGGATGGCTTACGTGGACCGCGCGCACAGCGCGCCCGGCACCGAGCTGAAGGTCGACATCCGCGGCAGGAGCATCGACGTGCAGGTCGTCGAGCTGCCGTTCTACCGACGGTCGAACTGACCACCCGCGGGCGAGATGCCCGCACGCCCACGCCGGCCGGAGGGCAGCGCGGCCCGCATCCGGCACGGCCCACATCACCATTCAGAGCCCATCGAGCACATTCAGAGCCCACGTGCAGGGCCCACATCGAGCACAGGAGGCAATGCGATGTCCGCACCGGACCTGTTCAACGATTCGCTGTCGGCGGTGGATCCGGAGGTGGCGGCCGCGGTCGGCGCTGAGTTGTCGCGGCAGCAGAACACGCTGGAGATGATCGCGTCGGAGAACTTCGCGTCGCAGGCGGTGTTGCAGGCGCAGGGGTCGGTGCTGACGAACAAGTACGCCGAGGGCTATCCGGGCAAGCGGTATTACGGCGGTTGCGAGCACGTGGACGTCGTCGAGCAGTTGGCGATCGATCGGGCCAAGGAGCTCTTCGGCGCGTCGTTCGCGAACGTGCAGCCGCACTCGGGGGCGCAGGCCAATGCTGCGGCGATGTTCGCGCTGCTCAAGCCGGGTGACACGATCATGGGCCTGGACCTGGCGCATGGCGGGCACCTCACCCACGGGATGCGGATCAACTTCTCCGGCAAGCTCTACAACGTGGTGCCGTACCACGTCTCGGAGCAGGACCACCGGGTCGACATGGACGAACTCGCCCGCCTGGCCCGCGAGAACAAACCCCAGATGATCATCGCCGGGTGGTCGGCCTACCCGCGCCAGCTCGACTTCGCCCGGTTCCGCGAGATCGCCGACGAGGTCGGGGCGTACCTGATGGTCGACATGGCGCACTTCGCCGGGCTGGTCGCCGCGGGGCTGCACCCGAACCCGCTGCCGCACGCGCACGTGGTCACCACGACCACGCACAAAACCCTCGGCGGCCCGCGCGGCGGGGTGATCCTCTCCGCGGACGACGAGTTCACCAAGAAGTTCAACTCCGCGGTGTTCCCCGGCCAGCAAGGCGGCCCCCTCGAGCACGTGATCGCGGGCAAGGCGGTGCTGTTCAAAACCGCCCAGTCCCCCGAGTTCGCCGACCGGCAGCGCCGCACCATCGAAGGCGCCCAAGCCCTGGCCGAACGCCTCTG from Saccharopolyspora sp. SCSIO 74807 encodes:
- a CDS encoding TetR/AcrR family transcriptional regulator yields the protein MGRPKSPLLTSERIRTCGLEIIDSHGLEALSMRRLADALGVRAASLYNHVATKDALLHEIANGVMASVDTSGFGTDWTTGLLRWARSYRAALAAHPNLVPFMASGPARRETSLSRADAVHGGLTSAGWPPRYATMIGASTKYLVVGSAMGSFAGGFPDDAEIYDDRFPHLRQAHKLREHAAEIDDDSFELALRALVDGLRAQFELVAANTS
- the gcvT gene encoding glycine cleavage system aminomethyltransferase GcvT, whose product is MTSSPPSARQTPLHEVHRALGAHFTEFAGWQMPVRYSGDTAEHQAVRNTAGLFDLSHMGEIRISGPQAAEALDYALVAKASGITAGRARYTMLCDADGGVLDDLIVYRLAEQEYLVVANAANADVVSAELERRVQGFDAAYEDVSADYALIAVQGPKAVEILAPLTDTDLSTVKYFAGYRSTVAGAQVMLARTGYTGEDGFELFTSPADAPAVWHALAESGQQHELAPAGLSCRDTLRLEAGMPLHGHELSTGLTPFHANLGRVVKLDKPGDFVGKAALARVAEEPTERTLVGLSTDARRAPRHGYPVLDAAGAEVGEVTSGAPSPTLGHPIGMAYVDRAHSAPGTELKVDIRGRSIDVQVVELPFYRRSN
- the glyA gene encoding serine hydroxymethyltransferase is translated as MSAPDLFNDSLSAVDPEVAAAVGAELSRQQNTLEMIASENFASQAVLQAQGSVLTNKYAEGYPGKRYYGGCEHVDVVEQLAIDRAKELFGASFANVQPHSGAQANAAAMFALLKPGDTIMGLDLAHGGHLTHGMRINFSGKLYNVVPYHVSEQDHRVDMDELARLARENKPQMIIAGWSAYPRQLDFARFREIADEVGAYLMVDMAHFAGLVAAGLHPNPLPHAHVVTTTTHKTLGGPRGGVILSADDEFTKKFNSAVFPGQQGGPLEHVIAGKAVLFKTAQSPEFADRQRRTIEGAQALAERLCADDARTAGVQLVSGGTDVHLVLVDLRHSELDGKQAEDRLHEIGITVNRNAVPGDPRPPMVTSGLRVGTSALATRGFGKAEFTEVADIIAEALQPDLTTETTTALRGRVEALANAQPLYPNL